ccccagcaacccccactgccccttcccccgcagccctgccactgggatcccccttccccccacagccctgtcaccgggatccccccagcacccccactgcccccttccccctgcagccctgccactgggatcccccttccccgcactgccctgccaccgggatccccccagcacccccactgcccccttccccccgcagccctgccaccgggatccccccagcaacccccactgcccccttccccccgcagccctgccaccaggatccccccagcacccccactgcccccttccccccgcagccctgccactgggatcccccttccccgcactgccctgccaccgggatccccccagcgacccccactgtccccttccccccacagccctgccaccgggatccccccagcacccccactgcccccttccccccgcagccctgccactgggatcccccttccccgcactgccctgccaccgggatccccccagcacccccactgcccccttccccccgcagccctgccaccgggatccccccagcgacccccactgcccccttccccccgcagccctgccaccgggatcccccttccccgcactgccctgccaccgggatccccccaacgacccccactgcccccttccccccacagccctgccaccgggatcccTCTTCCCCGCACtgccctgccaccgggatccccccagcgacccccactgtccccttcccccacagccctgccaccgggatccccccagcacccccactgcccccttccccccacagccctgccaccgggatccccagcacccccactgcccccttccccctgcagccctgccaccgggatccccccagcgacccccactgcccccttccccccgcagccctgccactgggatcccccttccccgcactgccctgccaccgggatccccccaacgacccccactgcccccttccccccgcagccctgccactgggatcccccttccccgcactgccctgccaccgggatccccccagcacccccactgcccccttccccccacagccctgccaccgggatccccccagcacccccactacccccttcccccgcagccctgccaccgggatccccccagcacccccactacccccttccccccgcagccctgccaccgggatcccccttccccgcactgccctgccaccgggatccccccagcgacccccactgtcccttccccccacagccctgccaccgggatccccccagcacccccactgcccccttcccccgcagccctgccactgggatcccccttccccgcactgccctgccaccgggatccccccagcaacccccactgcccccttccccccgcagccctgccactgggatcccccttccccccacagccctgccaccgggatccccccagcacccccactgcccccttcccccgcagccctgccactgggatccccccagcaacccccactgcccccttccccccgcagccctgccaccgggatccccccagcgacccccactgcccccttccccccgcactgccctgccacagggatccccccagcgacccccactgttcccttccccccacagccctgccaccgggatccccccagcacccccactgtccccttccccccacagccctgccaccgggatccccccagcaacccccactgcccccttccccccgcagccctgccaccaggatcccccagcacccccactgcccccttccccccgcagccctgccaccgggatccccccagcgacccccactgcccccttccccccgcactgccctgccacagggatccccccagcgacccccactgttcccttccccccacagccctgccaccgggatcccccagcaacccccactgcccccttccccccgcagccctgccaccaggatccccccagcacccccactgcccccttccccccgcagccctgccaccaGGATCTCCCCAGtgacccccactgcccccttccccccgcagacctgccaccgggatcccccttccccgcactgccctgccaccgggatccccccagcgacccccactgccccttccccccactgccctgccaccgggatccccccagcaacccccactgcccccttccccccgcagccctgccaccgggatccccccagcaacccccactgcccccttccccccactgccctgccaccgggatccccccagcgacccccactgtccccttccccccgcagccctgccaccgggatccccccagcgacccccactgtccccttccccccgcagccctgcccctgggatccccccagcgacccccactgcccccttcccctgcagccctgccaccgggatcccccagcgaccccactgcccccttccccccgcagccctgccaccgggatccccccagcgacccccactgcccccttccccctgcagccctgccaccgggatccccccagcgacccccactgccccttccccccactgccctgccaccgggatccccccagcgaccctcactgccccttccccccactgccctgccaccgggatccccccagcgacccccactgcccccttccccgcaCTGCCCTGCCAGCCACCTGCTGCCAGGATCCTCCCCTGTACCCCCCACAccacacccttccccccacagccctgccagccccacactgaCGGGAGCCTCCCCCCGCAATTTCTAACCGCTCTCCCCATggctctgtcccagcccccaGGAGCGTGTCGTGCAGAGGGGGCATCTCCCCCGGGACCGTGGCCGGGGCGGTTCTGGGGGCGCTGGGAGGCCTGGCCTGCCTGgccggggggctgctgctgctgtggaggaGGCGAGGTaagagcggggcagggcagggggctcgggcgccggctctggggtgggtgggggctcaGCTGGGCTGAGAACGGTCACAACTCGTCTCCCGAACTCACCCACCGCTTGTGTCTTTGCAGCTGGCTGGAGGCTGGGAGTGTCCAAACTGGGCCTCGTCTCAGGTGAGAGACCCCACCCCGGCATCCCCTTTATACAgggagtggggtcctgggggggatATGCTCCCGGGGtctcccccccctgcccccagggcctccttcctgtccctccccaaGGGGGTATGCCCCcgggctccccttccccacagggaAACCCCCTCCAGaagcccccccccggcttccccctgccccctccctgttgGTGATACACCTCCTGgggccccctccccctggggCTTCACCCCAGGagttccctgccccacccccatgcacccccTTCCCCATGGGAGACATACCCCTGGGAGCGCCCCCTGTGCACCCTTCCCCCTTGGGGCATACCCCCCCACGAACCCCCTTcacactgggctgggggggatgcACCCCCCACCTCCGTGCCCTGACTAACCTGCCCCGCTTCTCCTTCCCCAGAGGAAGAGCTGCCCGAAGACAGCTGATCCTGTGGGTCTGGTAAGTGCAgtgaccccctgccccccatcagaGTCCCCGATCCGCACCTGGGGATTTCTGGGGAGCAGATCCGCCACCCCGTGGCCACAGCGGGTACTCCAGCCCTGGACTTCCCCAGCTCCCAGTACAACCAGTCTGCCCCTCCTGCTACCCAGTGGGGTTTCTATGGGGGTGTgacccccgcccttcccccagcTAATTCCTTTACTGACAGCAGCAGGTTTCCCCTCCACCCTCCGCTCTGTTCTCGCTCATTCCCTTGTTTTTCCCCCAGGCCAGATTTTcctcccggacgcctgggttcctaGCGGCCAGAGGCAGATCGCGTCCCCGGGCTGGACACGTGACTTGATTCTGAAATGTCGCCTGGACCTTGAGAACCTGGGGGCCCCATTGATTGCCAATTGATTTCCACACCCCAGCTCTGCTGACCCCCGGGTTCACTGTCTCTCCTCCGCGCCCCCCGCGCTGTCCCGCCCAGGGCCGCCACGCCAAGGCAGGAAGCTAATGGCTGCAGAAGGCAGGGAGTGCAGTGGGAAATCACCCCCTTCCTTCGCTGGACGTACAGCACCGAGCACCTGAGACTGGGGCACTATGCTGCAATATGGATCATAAAGAATCGCTTGTAATCATCACCCGCGTCAGTGCCTCAACCCAGCGCCAGGGCTCGGCGGGGAAACAAGTCCCAGCAGCAAAACCCAAGGGGCTGGCGGATTCACAGAACCAGCACCCCacaggggacaggccccgtgcccccttccctgccccctgaggcagccagtccctgccctgaggctggagCCCCCTAGAGGGAcaggccccgggccccattcacaacccccctgagccagccagtccctgccctggggccggagggGAGCCAGTGTCCCCTAGGGGGAcaggccccgggccccattccccacccccctgagccagccagtcccgcCGTGGGGCCGGAGGGGAGCCGGCGCCCCGTAGAGGgagaggcccctgccccattccctgcccgaGGCAGGCTCTGTGTTCACCAATCAGGAGTCACCAATCTGGAGCTGAATTCTGCTCATCACATTTATTTACACAAGGGGGAAAATCAACAgaatcccccccccgccccctttgcgAGGACTCCCCGGCGGGGAACGAGCTGCCGTGGTGCTGGGCACGAATCGCCACACAGGGGCCTGCGCACCCAGCCGCTCTCTGCAAACCGTTTGGTCCAGCcggcccctgctccccaccccgggACCTCCCCCGCGTCACCCAACGGGAACAGGGGAAGCCGCGTGTTCCTGCTACTTCCCCGTCCGCTGGGTGCCCCGGGCAGGGGGTGAACGGAGGAGCTCACGCCCCTCGCAGTGacgggctcaggctctctgcacactcAGGCAGGTGCCAGGGTCCCACTTTGGTGCTTTTCTCCACGTCCAAGAGAGCTGACACCATTTCTTGACTGCAAGCTGAGACTTGCCATGCTAACCTGGCTCCGGGAGCAGGGCCCTGCCCTGGGCCCATAGCACCCGCGTCCGCCTCCGGCCTGGAGCCTGTGATCTCTAAAAGCAGCCCTAGGCAgcaaaggcagagctggggggcagccccAGCAGGGACAAATCCCAGGGGTCAGGTCCTCAGGGACAGAGGGAAATGCAAGAGAGGAGGGGGAAATCAGTCCTACAAGCCAGGCTATACTCAGAGATTGGAGAATATAaaagagccagggagagaacccaggagtcctggctcccagctcccaacCCCCCCACACTAACCCACCAGACCACACTCCCctcgcagagctggggggagccgtGTCTCAGGGCTACCTCTCCTGAGCATGCACCCACTGATGTGGCTGCGGGGCAGTACATGGCAccccccagggctcccctggCTCACATCAGCCACTCCCGGGCGTGCACAGAGATGGGCACTGCCGTGGGGGCCGGGGGACCCCAGCTAACAGCGGCCGCGCCCGGGCATGCACCCGCAGGCGGGCCGTCAGGAGGGGGccgggggccagggccaggggtccCCGGCTCAGAGCGGCCGTGCCCGGGCGTGCACCCGCAGGCGGGCAGTCCCgtgggggccgggggcagggccggggtccCCGGCTCAGAGCGGCCATGCCCGGGCGTGCACCCGCAGGAGGGCCGTCAGGAGGAGgccgggggcagggccggggtccCCGGCTCAGAGCGGCCGTGCCCGGGCGTGCACCCGCAGGTGGGCCGTCAGGTGGGAGCTGTGCCGGAAGCGCTTGCAGCAGGCGGTGCAGGCGAAGGGCCGCTCGCccgtgtggatgcgctggtgccCGGTGAGGGTGGAGCCCTTGCTGAAGGCCTTGCCGCACTGGGCGCAGGCGAAGGGGCGCTCGCcggtgtgggtgcgctggtgctGCAGCAGGTCCGAGCTCTGGCCGAAGCTCTTgccgcactgggggcaggggtaggggcgcTCGCCGCGGTGCAGCCGCCGGTGCGTCAGCAGGTTGGAGCTGCGGCTGAAGCTGCGCCCGCACTCGGCGCAGACGTAGGGCTTCTCGCCCGTGTGCACCCGCCGGTGGGCCACCAGGTCCGAGGCCTGGCTGAAGCGGCGGGGGCAGTCGGGGCAGCGGTGCGGGCGCTCGCccgtgtggatgcgctggtgctTGACCAGCACGGAGGTGTCCCCGAAGCGCTTGCCGCACtcggggcaggggtaggggcgcTCGCCCGTGTGCAGCCGCCGGTGCGTCCGCAGGTTGGAGCCCCGCAGGAAGCCCCGCCCGCACTCCGGGCACCGGAAGGGCTTGTCGCCCGCGTGGATTCGCTGGTGGGCCACCAGGTTGGAGCTGCGGGAGAACCGCTTCCCGCACACCAGGCACGGGTAGGGGCGCTCGCCTGGCTGGAGGGCGGGGGGCCGAGCCGGGGGGCCCTGCTGGGGGGCGGGATCTGAGCCATGACCCAcagtgccaggctggggggccGGACCCTGATCTATGGTGCCCTGACTCAGGGGGTTCTGCTGGGGGGCAGGATGTGACCCATGATCCGTGGAGGCCTGGCTCAGGGGACCCTGCTGGTGGGTGGGATCTGACCCATGACCCGTGGGGCCCTGGCTCAGGGGACCCTGCTGGTGGGCGGGATCTGACCCATGACCCGTGGGGCCCTGGCTCAGGGGACCTTGGTTAGGGATAGAATTTGACCCATGACCCACGGGGGCCTGGCTCAGGGGACCCTGCTGGGGGGCTGGATCTGACCCATGAGCCGTGGGGGCCTGCTGGGGGTCAGGATGGGAGCTGTTACCCAGAGGGCCCTGCCGGGTGAGGGTGTCCTCTGAGCTGTGACCCAGGGagtcctgctggggcagggggctggagccctgattcagggggcctggctcctcccctgggggtgtgggctctgcctgctggcTCCCGCCCGGCCCGGTGCCCTGGGGCCCGTGGCCCCGCCGATGGCGGGCCAGGGTGGAGCTGCGGGCGAAGCTGGCTCCGCAGAGCTGGCAGGggtagggccgctccccggtgtggctGCGCTGGTGGTTGACCAGGGTGGAGGCCAGGTTGAAGCCAGCGCCGCAGTGCCCGCAGCGGAAGGGCCGCTCGCCCGTGTGGGCCCGCTGGTGCTGCACCAGGTCGGAGCTGCGCCGGAAGCCCTTGCCGCACTCGGGGCAGGCGAAGGGGCGCTCGCCCGTGTGCCGGCTCCGGTGGGCGGCCAGCCCCGACGGCACGGCGAAGGCCTCCCCGCACTGGCTGCAGCGGTAGGGGCGCTCGCCGGTGTGCAGCCGCCGGTGCTTGGCCAGCGAGGAGCTCTGGGAGAAGGTGCGGCCGCAGTGCCCGCAGCGGTAGGGGCGCTCGCCGGTGTGCAGCCGCCGGTGCCGCTGCAGGGTGGAGCTGGCGCGGAAGCTGCGCCCGCACACGGCGCAGTCGTAGGGCTTCTCGCCCGTGTGGGTGCGCCGGTGCGCCAGGAAGTTGGAGCTGGCGCTGAAGGCCCGGCCGCAGTCGGGGCAGACGTAGGGCCGCTCGCCCGTGTGGATCCGCAGGTGCTGCGTCAGGTGGGAGCTCTGCCCGAAGGCCTTGCCGCACTCGGGGCAGGCGTACTGCCGCCCAGGGGCCGGGGGCCCGGGCGGTCCCGCTGGGGCGCAGATCCGCGGCTGGGGTGccagggcagagctgtggggcgtCCCTGCTGCCCGGATCGTGGATTCGTCCAGCCCCTTGTCACCGGCCCTGCGGGGAGCCGGGTCCGCATCTCTCTCCCCCGCAGGGTTTCCCCGTCGGCTCTCGCAGGCACCGGGGCTCGGCGGACCACTCTCCTGGGGTTGTCCCGGTAACTTCCCGTGTGGCTCCGCTCGCTCGCGCCCTTCCGGCTGGGGATCCCCCTCCTCGGCCTCGCTTGCTGGCCCATCACCTGCGGGGGAAAGGATCACGGTCAGTATTCTCACGGTGCTGgaaatccacccccccccccccaagcagggtttattaattattttattctgcTTGGGGTTTTATTGTAAAGCCGCAGGGTAACCCAGGGCTAACGGCCCTGCCGAGTGCGCTCTGCACAGCCTTCCGCGTGTCCTTTCCTCTCATGCACTCCTCACTGTGCAGTACTTTTGCTCCATATTTCATGGTTTTCCCAGGGCagatgggttttttcccctttttcggTGAAGCAAAGTTCTCGGCTCGGTCCCAGGTCTGTCTGTGAACCACCTGGAGCCCCCcgggacagagagagggaatCAGACCCGAGCCGTCCCTGCTCGGAAAAGGGAACAAACCAGAGCGATCAAAGCAGGAATTATCCCCTCGCCGTGGGGAATCGGGGCCTGCTCAGGGAGGATCCTGAGCCAGGAACCCCCACAGGATTCCACCGCTAGCATCTTAaacagctcactgcgctgccttCCTGAGCCTGCAGACGGCAGACCCggggcctctgctgctgctcagagcctCCCAAGGGGGCAAAGGGAAACTGCCCAGAGCAGCCAGTTTCGGAGCTGCTGGCAGGCTGACCTGAACCAGGCTggtttctctctgctgctgctgggcaagctctgagcagcagccggggcagccctggggctggcggGGGCAGAAGGACAGAGTAAGATCTAGAGAGCGGGACAGACGGACGCGCTGGTGAAGTCAGGCCCCAGCCGGGCTgtctgtggggcctgatcctggcaCTTCTAGGCCTGAAAACATGAGCCACCAGCACCCAGGGACAGAGGTCTATGGACCGACAGACAGGCAGGCATCCAGGGATGGAGACAGACCTCTAAACATAGCAaggaacacacacaaaatggaggtTGTGAAACCATGACACACGGAAGGGGCGGCACCTGGAAGGCCTGTAAATCCCCTGCTGTTACTGCCCAGGATTTAAAGGCTCCAGGAAGCCAGGGGTGAATTTCTGAGCTGGTTTAAGCGATTCCTCACCTGTGCGGGCGTCTCTCGGGGTCTCCTCAGCACCCCGGGGGCCTGGgacccacagctctgcccctcGCTCCATCCGGGAGAGCGCGTCCGGCCCAGGGATGAGAAATCCTGCTCAGGGGACGGGGACAGGCGAGATCAGGGCGTGCGACGCAGCAGGAGAATATCTGCTACAAGGAACGTCCTGTGATTTGAACCCAGCCCCGGCCTGCTCCGGGGGACCTGGCCTGACCccaggggcagggaagaggcaggataCCAGGTAGGATGGGCCCGTGGGGCTGaccagtgggggcagggaggggacgggATGGGCCCGAAGCGgataacccagggggcagggggcgggcagGATACCGGGCGGGATGGGCCCATGGGGCtgacctggggggcagggagggggcaggataccAGGTGGGATGGGCCCATGGGGCTGacccggggggcagggagggggcaggataccAGGTGGGATGGGCCCATGGGGCTGacccggggggcagggagggggcaggatatCGGGTGGGATGGGCCCATGGGGCTGacccggggggcagggagggggcaggataccGGGCGGGATGGgcccggggggcagggaggggaatacCACCCCAGGGGGTACCACAGCCCCTGGGGTCTCACTGTCCCCGCTACAGACACCcaggtgggggggctctgggagggccgg
The window above is part of the Natator depressus isolate rNatDep1 chromosome 14, rNatDep2.hap1, whole genome shotgun sequence genome. Proteins encoded here:
- the LOC141998363 gene encoding uncharacterized protein LOC141998363 encodes the protein MERGAELWVPGPRGAEETPRDARTGDGPASEAEEGDPQPEGRERAEPHGKLPGQPQESGPPSPGACESRRGNPAGERDADPAPRRAGDKGLDESTIRAAGTPHSSALAPQPRICAPAGPPGPPAPGRQYACPECGKAFGQSSHLTQHLRIHTGERPYVCPDCGRAFSASSNFLAHRRTHTGEKPYDCAVCGRSFRASSTLQRHRRLHTGERPYRCGHCGRTFSQSSSLAKHRRLHTGERPYRCSQCGEAFAVPSGLAAHRSRHTGERPFACPECGKGFRRSSDLVQHQRAHTGERPFRCGHCGAGFNLASTLVNHQRSHTGERPYPCQLCGASFARSSTLARHRRGHGPQGTGPGGSQQAEPTPPGEEPGPLNQGSSPLPQQDSLGHSSEDTLTRQGPLGNSSHPDPQQAPTAHGSDPAPQQGPLSQAPVGHGSNSIPNQGPLSQGPTGHGSDPAHQQGPLSQGPTGHGSDPTHQQGPLSQASTDHGSHPAPQQNPLSQGTIDQGPAPQPGTVGHGSDPAPQQGPPARPPALQPGERPYPCLVCGKRFSRSSNLVAHQRIHAGDKPFRCPECGRGFLRGSNLRTHRRLHTGERPYPCPECGKRFGDTSVLVKHQRIHTGERPHRCPDCPRRFSQASDLVAHRRVHTGEKPYVCAECGRSFSRSSNLLTHRRLHRGERPYPCPQCGKSFGQSSDLLQHQRTHTGERPFACAQCGKAFSKGSTLTGHQRIHTGERPFACTACCKRFRHSSHLTAHLRVHARARPL